From one Accipiter gentilis chromosome 3, bAccGen1.1, whole genome shotgun sequence genomic stretch:
- the BEND4 gene encoding BEN domain-containing protein 4 isoform X1 — translation MEEEMQPAEEGPSTPKIYKQRGPYSVLKTFPGKRAALAKRYERPTMVEVPRGRGAGQPFPHAAEPLPYAPHGPFPNGPARPAAAPGAAQGHPRPPPPPPPPPPAPSSSGRYGPCPAAAGGGGAELSAESRMILDAFAQQCSRVLSLLNCGGKLLDNNHPQSMISCIKQENPNYSERQEQCQLGKMVHSQTSDILDIEMQYMQKKQQTSAFLRVFTDSLQNYLLSGSFPSQNTSSVNDFSHLADVDPLSTSPVHTLGGWTSPATSESHGHPSSSTLPEEEEEEEEEGYCPRCQELEQEVISLQQENEELRRKLESIPVPCQTVLDYLKTVLQHHNQLMVPQPTDHPTEGSKQLLNNYPVYITSKQWDEAVNSSKKDGRRLLRYLIRFVFTTDELKYSCGLGKRKRSVQSGETGPERRPLDPVKVTCLREFIRMHCTSNPDWWMPSEEQINKVFSDAVGHARQGRAVGTFLHNGNSYYEGTDHPGSQDEVFNRGMQDGSGD, via the exons atgGAGGAGGAGATGCAGCCGGCGGAGGAGGGGCCCAGCACCCCCAAAATCTACAAGCAGCGGGGCCCCTACAGCGTCCTGAAGACCTTCCCCGGGAAGCGGGCGGCGCTGGCCAAGCGCTACGAGAGACCCACCATGGTGGAGGTgccccgcgggcgcggagcggggcagcCCTTCCCGCACGCCGCCGAGCCGCTGCCCTACGCGCCGCACGGCCCCTTCCCCAAcgggcccgcccgccccgccgccgcccccggcgctgCCCAGGGccacccccgcccgccgcccccgccgccgccgccgccgccggccccgagcTCCTCGGGCCGCtacggcccctgcccggcggcggcggggggcggcggcgcggagctgAGCGCAG AGAGTCGAATGATTCTGGATGCCTTTGCCCAACAATGCAGCCGGGTTCTAAGTCTCTTAAATTGTGGTGGAAAACTACTGGACAACAATCACCCTCAGTCCATGATTTCTTGTATAAAGCAGGAAAACCCAAATTATAGTGAAAGACAAGAGCAATGTCAGCTTGGGAAAATGGTCCATAGTCAGACATCAGACATTTTAGATATAGAGATGCAGTATatgcaaaagaaacaacaaacctcAGCCTTTCTGAGAGTTTTTACCGATTCCCTTCAGAACTATTTGCTTTCTGGGAGTTTCCCTTCTCAGAACACCTCATCAGTAAACGATTTTAGCCATCTGGCAGATGTGGATCCACTTTCAACCTCTCCAGTACACACTTTAGGTGGATGGACGTCTCCAGCAACATCTGAATCTCACGGTCACCCATCATCTTCTACACttccagaggaggaagaggaggaagaggaagaaggttACTGCCCTCGGTGTCAAGAGCTAGAGCAGGAGGTAATTTCATTGCAACAAGAAAATGAGGAACTGCGTAGAAAATTGGAGAGCATTCCAG TGCCCTGCCAGACTGTTTTAGATTATCTGAAGACTGTGCTTCAGCATCACAACCAGCTTATGGTACCACAGCCAACAGACCATCCGACTGAG gGGAGCAAGCAGTTGCTGAACAACTACCCTGTCTACATCACTAGTAAACAGTGGGATGAGGCTGTAAATTCTTCCAAGAAAGATGGACGACGGCTCCTTCGCTATCTCATCAGATTTGTTTTCACAACCGATGAGCTTAAGTACTCATGCGGccttggaaaaaggaaaaggtcaGTGCAGTCAGGAGAGACAGGTCCTGAAAGACGTCCTCTGGATCCAGTAAAAGTAACATGTCTCAGAG AGTTCATTAGGATGCATTGTACTTCCAACCCAGACTGGTGGATGCCATCCGAAGAGCAAATAAACAAGGTATTCAGCGACGCAGTAGGACATGCCCGTCAAGGGCGTGCGGTGGGGACTTTCCTTCACAATGGGAACTCATATTACGAAGGGACTGACCATCCAGGATCACAGGATGAAGTCTTCAACAGAGGTATGCAAGACGGATCTGGCGATTGA
- the BEND4 gene encoding BEN domain-containing protein 4 isoform X2, whose amino-acid sequence MEEEMQPAEEGPSTPKIYKQRGPYSVLKTFPGKRAALAKRYERPTMVEVPRGRGAGQPFPHAAEPLPYAPHGPFPNGPARPAAAPGAAQGHPRPPPPPPPPPPAPSSSGRYGPCPAAAGGGGAELSAESRMILDAFAQQCSRVLSLLNCGGKLLDNNHPQSMISCIKQENPNYSERQEQCQLGKMVHSQTSDILDIEMQYMQKKQQTSAFLRVFTDSLQNYLLSGSFPSQNTSSVNDFSHLADVDPLSTSPVHTLGGWTSPATSESHGHPSSSTLPEEEEEEEEEGYCPRCQELEQEVISLQQENEELRRKLESIPVPCQTVLDYLKTVLQHHNQLMVPQPTDHPTEGSKQLLNNYPVYITSKQWDEAVNSSKKDGRRLLRYLIRFVFTTDELKYSCGLGKRKRVH is encoded by the exons atgGAGGAGGAGATGCAGCCGGCGGAGGAGGGGCCCAGCACCCCCAAAATCTACAAGCAGCGGGGCCCCTACAGCGTCCTGAAGACCTTCCCCGGGAAGCGGGCGGCGCTGGCCAAGCGCTACGAGAGACCCACCATGGTGGAGGTgccccgcgggcgcggagcggggcagcCCTTCCCGCACGCCGCCGAGCCGCTGCCCTACGCGCCGCACGGCCCCTTCCCCAAcgggcccgcccgccccgccgccgcccccggcgctgCCCAGGGccacccccgcccgccgcccccgccgccgccgccgccgccggccccgagcTCCTCGGGCCGCtacggcccctgcccggcggcggcggggggcggcggcgcggagctgAGCGCAG AGAGTCGAATGATTCTGGATGCCTTTGCCCAACAATGCAGCCGGGTTCTAAGTCTCTTAAATTGTGGTGGAAAACTACTGGACAACAATCACCCTCAGTCCATGATTTCTTGTATAAAGCAGGAAAACCCAAATTATAGTGAAAGACAAGAGCAATGTCAGCTTGGGAAAATGGTCCATAGTCAGACATCAGACATTTTAGATATAGAGATGCAGTATatgcaaaagaaacaacaaacctcAGCCTTTCTGAGAGTTTTTACCGATTCCCTTCAGAACTATTTGCTTTCTGGGAGTTTCCCTTCTCAGAACACCTCATCAGTAAACGATTTTAGCCATCTGGCAGATGTGGATCCACTTTCAACCTCTCCAGTACACACTTTAGGTGGATGGACGTCTCCAGCAACATCTGAATCTCACGGTCACCCATCATCTTCTACACttccagaggaggaagaggaggaagaggaagaaggttACTGCCCTCGGTGTCAAGAGCTAGAGCAGGAGGTAATTTCATTGCAACAAGAAAATGAGGAACTGCGTAGAAAATTGGAGAGCATTCCAG TGCCCTGCCAGACTGTTTTAGATTATCTGAAGACTGTGCTTCAGCATCACAACCAGCTTATGGTACCACAGCCAACAGACCATCCGACTGAG gGGAGCAAGCAGTTGCTGAACAACTACCCTGTCTACATCACTAGTAAACAGTGGGATGAGGCTGTAAATTCTTCCAAGAAAGATGGACGACGGCTCCTTCGCTATCTCATCAGATTTGTTTTCACAACCGATGAGCTTAAGTACTCATGCGGccttggaaaaaggaaaag AGTTCATTAG